A single genomic interval of Anopheles marshallii chromosome 2, idAnoMarsDA_429_01, whole genome shotgun sequence harbors:
- the LOC128707360 gene encoding lipase 3-like, producing MKQNVSNGRNFLSSVWFMLVLLAADTHRTAAARSARAGFQVDSEDGRLSVPELVSKYGYDVEEHSLNTEDGYRLTLHRVQSPGSTNGTVVLLMHGLLCSSADWLMIGPGNALAYLLADQGYDVWLGNARGNRYSRNHDSINPDDNSFWKFSWHEIGRYDIPATIDYILDSTGHRRLQYIGHSQGTTGFFVMASTRPEYNDKIIQMNALAPVAFMGNMKSPLLRFMTKFLKTLDILLALFGVGEFMPNKPILHEIAKHICPPDSKINMCAHLLFLLAGYNPSQMDPSILPVLFGHTPAGSATKQLVHYAQEVLSKRFEMYDHGKLKNMLIYGSPTPPEYDLSLVTAPVMMYYGMNDFLATPEDVHRLEAKLPNLKKSVLVDDHLFTHLDFLIANDVRHLLYEPVMEGMASAEVLD from the coding sequence ATGAAGCAAAACGTTTCGAACGGACGCAACTTTCTGTCGTCGGTGTGGTTTATGCTGGTTTTGCTAGCAGCTGACACGCACCGTACAGCCGCTGCACGTTCGGCTAGGGCAGGTTTTCAAGTGGACAGTGAAGATGGACGTTTGTCTGTACCGGAGCTGGTGTCAAAGTACGGATACGACGTGGAGGAACACTCGCTTAACACGGAGGATGGTTACCGGTTGACGTTGCATCGTGTACAGAGTCCTGGCAGCACGAATGGAACGGTCGTGCTGCTGATGCACGGTCTGCTGTGCAGCTCGGCCGACTGGCTAATGATCGGCCCGGGTAATGCACTTGCCTACCTTCTGGCGGACCAGGGCTATGACGTCTGGTTGGGGAATGCCCGAGGAAATCGATACTCGCGCAACCACGACTCGATCAACCCGGACGATAATTCCTTCTGGAAATTTTCCTGGCACGAAATCGGGCGGTACGATATCCCGGCCACGATCGACTACATACTCGACAGCACCGGACACCGGCGTTTGCAGTACATTGGTCACTCCCAGGGTACTACGGGATTCTTCGTGATGGCTTCCACCCGGCCCGAATACAACGATAAAATCATCCAGATGAATGCGCTCGCACCGGTCGCTTTCATGGGTAACATGAAAAGTCCACTGTTACGGTTTATGACCAAGTTCCTGAAAACGCTCGACATTCTGCTGGCCCTGTTCGGTGTCGGCGAGTTCATGCCCAACAAACCGATTCTGCACGAGATCGCCAAGCACATCTGTCCGCCCGATTCGAAGATAAATATGTGTGCCCATCTACTCTTCCTGTTGGCAGGATACAATCCCTCCCAGATGGATCCCTCGATTCTACCCGTTCTGTTCGGTCATACACCAGCCGGATCGGCCACAAAGCAATTGGTTCACTACGCTCAGGAGGTGCTGTCGAAACGGTTCGAGATGTACGATCATGGCAAGCTAAAAAATATGCTCATCTACGGATCACCCACACCGCCAGAGTACGACCTTTCGTTGGTAACCGCCCCGGTGATGATGTACTACGGGATGAACGATTTTCTCGCAACTCCAGAAGATGTGCACAGGCTTGAGGCGAAGTTGCCCAACCTGAAGAAAAGTGTACTAGTGGACGATCATTTGTTCACCCATCTGGACTTTCTGATAGCGAATGATGTTCGGCATTTGCTGTATGAACCGGTGATGGAAGGAATGGCAtccgctgaagtgttggatTAA
- the LOC128707157 gene encoding cellular tumor antigen p53-like — translation MDLLNAEMFGDINTGSCQNMEDCQTLFRMNTNDLLPPLQGGNMDEMFLSDFFRGNGIVDMQCVKYEAETPKALSAMYGDEPPNHYKKTPILDEFIHPLQSFTVAISGKPCSASSWCYSTELEKLFVKKKTPVTFDVSFSQPTEGTLKLRVMLVYSNSQYAYNTITRCQDDISKDGAKDYQFKEHVVRCLNPEASYTGREDGVNFEDRLAVIVDLNNGAVNQQKLQTVPVSLEFLCQNSCPTMERRATTLLFTAENEHGTLLGRKSICVKICSCPKRDMDKDEKKVTGRESNKNKRKQANETVVSSTDQPPRKISRHSSTDVKPTANSTISTTSRTSSTSVAMPTSSMQGQIKREPSFTTLGRSLSTLSNSSTVDNDSSAVVLTLRLPDLACAADVAMYAFKHLSSILVSCKDEQEKTRYAQYLSHCRRVRKNFERSAEMQDQPSLDYDSS, via the exons ATGGATTTGCTGAATGCCGAAATGTTTGGTGACATCAACACTGGATCGTGCCAGAA CATGGAAGATTGCCAGACACTGTTCCGTATGAAT ACCAACGATCTGCTACCACCGCTCCAAGGAGGTAATATGGACGAAATGTTTCTGAGCGATTTCTTCCGGGGCAATGGTATCGTTGATATGCAGTGCGTAAAGTATGAAGCAGAAACGCCAAAAGCATTGTCCGCGATGTATGGAGATGAACCACCAAATcactacaaaaaaacaccgatcCTCGATGAATTTATTCATCCGTTGCAAAGTTTCACCGTCGCTATAAGTGGTAAACCGTGCAGTGCCTCATCCTGGTGCTACTCAACTGAACTGGAAAAGTTGTTCGTGAAGAAGAAAACTCCTGTTACGTTCGACGTTTCGTTCTCTCAGCCAACCGAAGGCACGCTGAAATTACGCGTCATGCTGGTGTATTCCAACTCACAGTATGCATACAACACGATCACCAGATGCCAAGACGACATATCGAAGGATGGCG CTAAAGATTATCAGTTCAAAGAACACGTCGTGCGGTGCTTGAATCCAGAAGCCTCGTACACCGGTCGGGAAGATGGAGTGAACTTTGAGGATCGGCTAGCCGTGATCGTTGATCTCAACAATGGCGCGGTTAATCAACAGAAGCTACAGACAGTTCCCGTCTCGCTTGAATTTCTGTGCCAAAATTCATGCCCAACTATGGAGCGGCGTGCGACGACGCTTCTTTTCACGGCGGAAAACGAACACGGCACTCTGCTGGGCAGAAAGTCGATCTGTGTCAAGATCTGCAGCTGTCCTAAGCGCGACATGGACAAGGATGAAAAGAAAGTAACGGGACGGGAAAGCAACAAGAACAAACGCAAGCAAG CAAACGAAACTGTGGTTTCTAGCACCGATCAACCACCGCGAAAGATAAGCCGCCATTCGAGTACGGATGTTAAACCTACAGCAAACAGCACCATCTCAACTACCTCTCGTACATCGTCCACATCAGTGGCGATGCCTACGTCCTCGATGCAGGGACAAATAAAGCGGGAGCCATCATTTACTACGTTGGGGCGCTCGTTGAGCACTCTGTCCAACAGTAGCACGGTCGACAACGATAGTTCGGCCGTCGTGTTGACATTGCGGTTGCCAGATTTGGCTTGCGCCGCAGATGTTGCTATGTATGCATTTAAACATCTGAGTTCGATCCTGGTCAGCTGCAAAGACGAGCAGGAGAAAACTCGATACGCCCAATACCTCTCCCACTGTCGACGCGTAAGGA AAAATTTCGAGAGATCCGCGGAAATGCAAGATCAACCAAGCCTGGATTACGACTCTTCTTAG